A stretch of the Oceanispirochaeta sp. M1 genome encodes the following:
- the rfbG gene encoding CDP-glucose 4,6-dehydratase, translating to MIKSDQSLLRQYYSGKQVLVTGHTGFKGSWLAIWLNELGANVIGYALDPFCSRDNFVLSGISDRITDIRGDIRDKKHLSSVFLSYKPDIVFHLAAQPLVRFSYEAPVETYETNVMGTINVLEGVRATPETKTCICITTDKCYDNKEHIWGYREDDPMGGYDPYSSSKGACEIAINSWRKSFFNPEDYGKHTTALASVRAGNVIGGGDWSIDRIIPDCIRSIEANEDIEIRSPQAIRPWEHVLEPLSGYLLLGLKLSLDPIKYAGGWNFGPDLDSIISVWDIASLVIEAYGKGNLKDISDPLALHEAQLLALDISKARFVLGWKPTLSIKETISLTINWYKQYEIEDVYGICVDQINSFYRVNNE from the coding sequence ATGATAAAATCTGATCAAAGTTTGTTAAGACAATACTATTCAGGTAAGCAGGTATTGGTTACTGGGCATACTGGTTTTAAGGGTTCATGGCTTGCTATATGGTTAAATGAACTTGGTGCTAATGTAATAGGTTATGCTTTGGATCCATTCTGCAGTCGAGATAATTTTGTTCTTTCTGGAATAAGTGATAGAATTACCGATATTAGAGGTGATATTCGAGATAAAAAACACTTAAGTAGCGTATTCTTATCATATAAACCTGACATTGTATTCCATTTAGCAGCTCAACCACTCGTACGTTTTAGTTATGAAGCACCTGTAGAGACATATGAAACAAATGTTATGGGTACAATAAATGTTTTGGAGGGAGTCCGAGCAACACCAGAAACTAAAACTTGTATCTGTATTACTACTGATAAGTGCTATGACAATAAAGAACATATTTGGGGCTATCGTGAAGATGATCCAATGGGTGGGTATGATCCATATTCTTCTTCTAAAGGTGCTTGTGAAATAGCAATTAACTCATGGCGAAAGTCTTTTTTTAATCCAGAAGATTATGGAAAGCATACAACAGCATTAGCTAGTGTTCGAGCTGGGAATGTTATTGGAGGTGGTGATTGGTCAATTGATAGGATAATACCAGATTGTATACGCTCAATAGAAGCCAATGAAGATATTGAGATTCGTTCACCGCAGGCAATTCGTCCTTGGGAACATGTATTAGAACCTTTAAGCGGTTATCTTCTTCTTGGTTTAAAATTATCACTTGATCCAATTAAATATGCAGGTGGATGGAACTTTGGGCCTGATTTAGATTCTATTATTAGTGTGTGGGATATTGCCTCTCTTGTAATTGAAGCATATGGAAAAGGTAATTTAAAGGACATTTCTGACCCTTTAGCTTTACATGAAGCTCAATTGTTAGCTTTAGATATCAGTAAAGCACGCTTTGTCTTAGGTTGGAAACCTACTCTTTCAATTAAAGAGACTATATCATTAACTATTAATTGGTATAAGCAGTATGAAATTGAAGATGTATATGGGATTTGTGTTGATCAGATCAATTCGTTTTATCGAGTAAATAATGAGTAA
- a CDS encoding NAD(P)-dependent oxidoreductase, which yields MSKILLTGGTGYIGLKVLNALIDREDSVTLLIRPSTNTSDLPMQCSTFIYDGNCESLYTFFDEERFDGVLHLASLSKIRVHKTKDIEALISSNIILSTVLLDISTKTKVKWFLNVGTFWQHFDNEKYSPVNLYAATKESFITIAKYYVDTSSIRFNTLMLNDTYGQDDSRSKIFNLWFNLLISHEILKMSPGEQIIDLCYIDDVVNAFLIMVKLLESKENCIDSMERFAVYSSERMTLREMAQKFESIVGRSLPIAWGAVPYRNRDVMIPQNHIRGVPGWVARVSFEEGIKRIIKKNMEK from the coding sequence ATGAGTAAAATCTTACTCACTGGGGGGACGGGGTATATTGGTTTAAAAGTGTTAAATGCACTAATTGATCGTGAAGACTCAGTTACATTGTTAATTAGACCTTCAACTAATACATCAGATTTACCAATGCAATGTTCTACTTTTATATATGATGGGAATTGTGAATCCCTGTATACATTTTTTGATGAAGAGCGATTTGATGGTGTATTACATCTAGCATCGCTCTCTAAAATAAGAGTTCATAAAACAAAGGATATTGAGGCCCTAATTTCTTCTAATATCATTTTGTCAACAGTTCTTTTAGATATTTCCACTAAAACAAAGGTTAAATGGTTTTTGAATGTTGGAACTTTTTGGCAACATTTTGATAATGAAAAATATTCTCCTGTAAATCTTTATGCTGCCACAAAAGAATCCTTTATTACTATAGCTAAATATTATGTAGATACTTCTAGTATAAGGTTTAATACTCTTATGTTAAATGATACATATGGCCAAGATGACTCTCGATCCAAGATCTTCAATTTGTGGTTCAATTTGTTGATATCTCATGAGATTTTAAAAATGTCTCCAGGAGAACAAATAATTGATCTTTGCTATATTGATGATGTTGTCAATGCCTTTTTAATTATGGTGAAGCTGTTGGAGTCTAAAGAAAACTGTATAGATTCAATGGAAAGGTTTGCAGTTTATTCTTCAGAGAGAATGACTCTTAGAGAAATGGCTCAGAAATTTGAAAGTATTGTTGGACGGTCTTTGCCTATAGCATGGGGTGCTGTTCCATATCGAAATAGAGATGTGATGATACCTCAGAATCATATAAGAGGAGTACCTGGTTGGGTAGCAAGGGTTTCTTTTGAAGAAGGTATTAAACGAATTATCAAAAAAAATATGGAGAAATAA
- a CDS encoding lipopolysaccharide biosynthesis protein, producing the protein MSKLLKNTAIYTFFTVLQKGVGFFLLPLYTVFLSPSDYGMVTLVTSITSFLSIFYMLALNNGMGRYYYDYNKSHELIKELFGTVFNTVIFSSTFFSIIFFMWSDFFFSPFLAEIPVHPFMTLGLVSLAFEPIFQVVQSMAQIKQEANKFSIINFLYFLVSVGLKLLFIVGLHYKSEGFLLSVAISNGIFFIYSLISFYTRYGLSFRYSLLKKLLKYSLPLLPHNISGWSMTMIDRVFISKLLSVAATGIYSIGFQISNLVNVFVFAFSQAYSPFFFEQMKKGDEGKNAIIKVSTIGVLVISLVGSILSLFSKEVVSVFVSDVYFNSYTVVPFLTFVFVFTGVYIFVAGPLFISSTHIFSLVSIIGAILNILLNIIMIPRYGIIGAATASLLQRFISTLIYAFFGYRSKDSIDFQWSYIFGIPVVMFVIVMLILHLTENIGFIYTFIIKVIFIFIVIFIFGIIFPDLKIMIKQFVFKKIRNKGNK; encoded by the coding sequence TTGAGTAAATTATTAAAGAATACAGCTATATACACATTCTTTACTGTACTTCAAAAAGGTGTTGGGTTTTTTCTGTTACCTCTTTATACTGTGTTTCTTTCACCAAGTGATTATGGTATGGTTACTCTAGTTACGTCTATAACCAGTTTTTTATCAATTTTTTATATGCTAGCATTAAATAATGGAATGGGACGTTACTATTATGATTACAATAAATCACATGAGCTGATAAAAGAACTCTTTGGTACTGTATTTAATACAGTGATATTTTCATCAACTTTTTTCTCAATAATATTTTTTATGTGGTCTGATTTCTTTTTTTCACCTTTCTTGGCAGAAATACCAGTTCATCCATTCATGACATTGGGTTTGGTTTCATTAGCATTTGAGCCAATATTTCAAGTAGTGCAATCAATGGCACAGATAAAACAAGAAGCAAACAAATTTTCTATTATTAATTTTCTGTATTTTCTTGTAAGTGTTGGCTTGAAATTGCTATTTATTGTAGGGCTTCATTATAAATCCGAAGGCTTTCTTCTAAGTGTTGCGATTTCTAATGGTATATTTTTTATTTATTCACTAATTAGCTTCTATACTAGGTATGGGTTATCGTTTCGTTATTCACTTTTAAAAAAACTTTTGAAATATTCATTGCCATTACTACCACATAATATTTCTGGGTGGTCGATGACTATGATTGATCGAGTGTTTATTAGTAAATTACTTTCGGTTGCTGCAACAGGAATATATAGTATAGGTTTTCAAATTTCAAATCTTGTAAATGTATTTGTTTTTGCTTTTTCACAGGCATATTCTCCATTTTTTTTCGAACAAATGAAAAAAGGAGATGAGGGTAAAAATGCTATAATTAAAGTTTCGACTATTGGAGTTCTCGTAATTTCTCTTGTCGGTTCTATATTAAGCTTATTCTCAAAAGAAGTTGTATCTGTTTTTGTATCAGATGTGTATTTTAATAGTTATACAGTTGTACCTTTTTTAACTTTTGTATTTGTATTTACGGGTGTTTATATTTTTGTTGCGGGACCATTGTTCATATCAAGTACTCATATCTTCTCTTTAGTAAGTATAATTGGTGCAATTTTAAATATTTTGCTAAATATAATTATGATTCCGCGATATGGTATAATCGGGGCAGCTACAGCAAGTCTATTACAACGTTTTATAAGCACTTTGATATATGCATTTTTTGGTTATAGATCTAAAGATAGTATCGATTTTCAATGGTCATATATTTTTGGTATACCAGTAGTAATGTTTGTAATTGTTATGTTAATACTTCATTTAACAGAAAATATAGGTTTTATATACACTTTTATTATTAAAGTAATTTTTATTTTTATTGTTATATTTATTTTTGGAATTATTTTTCCTGATTTAAAAATAATGATAAAACAATTTGTCTTTAAAAAAATTAGGAATAAGGGGAATAAATGA
- a CDS encoding transposase, giving the protein MIPTKSFAPESVVWDIKRETRRHFNAKEKIRSILEGWKGEDSIADICRKESLHPTKYYKWSKEILKAMNTVFPKTKVQLFIVNIIWN; this is encoded by the coding sequence ATAATACCTACAAAAAGTTTTGCACCAGAAAGTGTCGTTTGGGATATTAAAAGAGAAACTAGAAGACACTTCAACGCAAAAGAAAAGATTAGAAGCATTCTTGAGGGTTGGAAAGGTGAGGATTCCATCGCCGATATTTGTCGAAAGGAATCGCTCCATCCAACTAAATATTATAAATGGAGTAAAGAAATCCTGAAAGCAATGAATACAGTGTTTCCAAAAACAAAAGTTCAGCTATTTATTGTCAATATTATTTGGAATTAG
- the rfbF gene encoding glucose-1-phosphate cytidylyltransferase, with the protein MKVIILAGGYGSRLGHITEAIPKPMVKIGNKPILWHIMKGYSNYGYNDFVLSLGYKAEVIKEYFYNYSAYSDDYTINLGSKELQHHNKHAESNWNVTLIDTGINTLKGARVKRVEEFLDDVNMMTYGDGVADINIASLVKYHKSHGKMVTISGVHPPARFGEIVENNGTLISFEEKPQTTLGLINGGFMVFNKEFLSYLTEDQSCDLEYGTFEKLAALEQIMVYKHDGNWECIDTERDFAHLNKLWDNGEAFWKKW; encoded by the coding sequence ATGAAAGTTATAATACTTGCGGGGGGGTATGGATCCCGGTTAGGTCATATTACAGAAGCGATACCAAAACCTATGGTAAAAATAGGTAACAAACCAATTCTTTGGCATATCATGAAAGGATATTCAAATTATGGTTATAATGATTTTGTTCTTTCTCTTGGATATAAAGCAGAAGTAATTAAAGAATATTTCTATAATTACAGTGCCTATAGTGATGACTATACAATCAATTTAGGTTCTAAAGAACTTCAGCACCATAATAAGCATGCTGAATCTAATTGGAATGTTACGCTTATAGATACTGGAATCAATACATTAAAAGGTGCAAGAGTAAAAAGAGTAGAAGAGTTTCTTGATGATGTTAATATGATGACTTATGGTGACGGTGTAGCTGATATTAATATTGCATCTCTTGTGAAATACCATAAGTCTCATGGAAAAATGGTTACAATATCAGGGGTTCATCCTCCAGCACGATTTGGTGAGATTGTTGAAAACAATGGAACCCTTATATCATTTGAAGAAAAACCCCAAACTACTTTAGGATTAATCAATGGGGGATTTATGGTTTTCAATAAGGAATTTCTTTCTTACCTTACAGAGGATCAATCTTGTGACCTTGAGTATGGGACATTTGAAAAACTGGCCGCTCTAGAGCAGATAATGGTGTATAAGCATGATGGGAATTGGGAGTGTATAGATACTGAGCGTGATTTCGCTCACCTAAATAAGTTATGGGATAATGGTGAAGCCTTTTGGAAGAAATGGTAA
- the rfbH gene encoding lipopolysaccharide biosynthesis protein RfbH: MSKNEKELRAEIAGLVKDFYDVKFKDEFYIPGETPVRYAGRVFDETELQALVDSSLDFWLTSGRYTDEFESEFADLFDLEYAFLTNSGSSANLLAFSALTSPLLGDRKLKPGDEVISVAAGFPTTVNPIIQHGMVPVFVDVELGTYNIDPRELKKAIGPKTRAIFLAHTLGNPYNLDVIQELVEEYNLWFIEDCCDALGSKYNGKMLGTFGHITTCSFYPAHHITMGEGGAVLTDDDDLARAVRSIRDWGRDCYCAGGENNTCGKRFSGQYGTLPKGYDHKYVYSHIGYNLKATDMQAAIGVEQLKKLDGFIERRKENFRLWTEGFKKWEDKFILPYAIEGSDPAWFAYPVTVKEDAGFTRTEFTDFLSQNLVETRNLFGGNLLRQPAYFDIEKRVVGDLKVTDLIMHQTFFLGTFPGLTRDKIIFSLSVIEKFMERLPL; encoded by the coding sequence GTGAGTAAAAATGAAAAAGAACTAAGAGCAGAAATTGCAGGTCTTGTGAAAGATTTTTATGACGTAAAATTTAAGGATGAATTCTACATCCCGGGTGAAACACCTGTTCGTTATGCCGGAAGGGTTTTTGATGAAACAGAACTTCAGGCATTGGTTGATTCTTCACTGGATTTCTGGCTGACATCCGGTCGTTATACTGATGAATTTGAATCTGAATTTGCCGATTTATTTGACTTGGAATATGCTTTTTTGACAAATTCAGGATCTTCTGCAAATCTCCTGGCTTTTTCAGCTTTAACATCACCTCTTTTAGGAGACAGAAAGTTGAAGCCCGGTGATGAGGTTATTTCTGTTGCTGCTGGATTTCCTACTACAGTCAATCCAATTATTCAGCATGGTATGGTTCCTGTATTTGTTGATGTGGAACTGGGTACCTATAATATAGATCCAAGAGAGTTGAAAAAGGCTATCGGACCGAAAACCAGAGCGATCTTCCTAGCTCATACATTAGGTAATCCCTATAATTTGGATGTTATTCAGGAATTGGTAGAGGAGTATAATCTGTGGTTTATTGAAGACTGCTGTGATGCTCTCGGATCCAAATATAATGGAAAGATGCTGGGAACTTTCGGTCATATTACTACCTGTTCCTTCTATCCTGCTCACCATATCACCATGGGAGAAGGCGGAGCCGTTTTAACAGATGATGATGACCTGGCTCGTGCAGTTCGTTCCATAAGGGATTGGGGACGTGATTGCTACTGTGCCGGCGGAGAGAATAATACCTGTGGGAAAAGGTTTTCCGGTCAGTATGGAACCCTTCCCAAGGGATATGATCATAAATATGTTTACTCCCATATTGGCTACAATTTAAAAGCAACCGATATGCAGGCAGCGATTGGTGTGGAACAGTTGAAAAAGCTGGATGGTTTTATTGAAAGACGGAAAGAAAATTTCCGTTTATGGACTGAAGGATTTAAAAAATGGGAAGATAAGTTTATTCTTCCTTATGCTATTGAAGGCTCTGATCCTGCTTGGTTTGCTTATCCGGTTACTGTTAAGGAAGATGCGGGATTTACCAGAACAGAGTTTACTGATTTCCTTTCCCAAAATCTGGTAGAAACACGAAATCTTTTTGGAGGCAATCTTCTTCGTCAGCCGGCATATTTTGATATAGAAAAACGTGTAGTTGGAGATTTGAAGGTTACAGATCTGATTATGCATCAAACATTTTTCTTGGGTACTTTTCCCGGATTAACAAGAGATAAAATTATTTTCTCTCTTTCCGTTATAGAAAAATTTATGGAGAGATTACCTTTATGA